GCGGTGCTGGTGCTCGGTGCGCTCGCGGCGATTTTGCCGATTGGCGGCTCGAATGGTGAGCAGAGCGTCGACGAGCCGTCAATTCAGGTGACACCCGGCGCAGAAGTCGAGAAGCTGCAGACACAGGTCGCTGAGAATCCGGATGATGTCGATACAGTCGTCATTCTTGCGGACGTGCTGGCAAACAGCGGTCGGGTCGAAGAGTCGTATGCCTGGTTCGAGCGGGCTGTCAATTCCCGGCCCGATGATGCGGATCTGCGCCTGGCGTTTGGCCGCGCATTACTCCGCGGCGAACGTTGGTTTGACGCCGAGATACAGCTCAACCGCGCGAACGACCTGGACGATTCAAACGCCACGACCGCGTTCTACCTCGGCCAGCTTGCCGAGCAGCGACCGGGCGGCGACTTGGGCGCGGCGCGAACCTGGTATCAGGAGGCCATCGATCGAGACGCGCAGTCGTTCGTGGCTCAGCAGGCGAAGTCGCGTCTCGACGCGCTGGACGGATCGCCCGCATCGCCGACTGCTTCACCGGGCGCTTAGCCATGCGATTCCTGCACGTCAATCACCGTTACGCG
This Thermomicrobiales bacterium DNA region includes the following protein-coding sequences:
- a CDS encoding tetratricopeptide repeat protein gives rise to the protein MTKRSSSRQTQSVGFIVIAILIVAVLVLGALAAILPIGGSNGEQSVDEPSIQVTPGAEVEKLQTQVAENPDDVDTVVILADVLANSGRVEESYAWFERAVNSRPDDADLRLAFGRALLRGERWFDAEIQLNRANDLDDSNATTAFYLGQLAEQRPGGDLGAARTWYQEAIDRDAQSFVAQQAKSRLDALDGSPASPTASPGA